From the genome of Brassica oleracea var. oleracea cultivar TO1000 chromosome C4, BOL, whole genome shotgun sequence:
CCGTTTATACAAAACAATTTTTTTACTTATAAACAAATATCCACGCGAACGTTCTGGTCAAGATCTAGTTGATATTATTGAGGATGTCACAAGTTATTTGAAATATTTTTTTCTTATGAAACATATTAAGGTGGGCATAATACCCAAAATCCTTCAAACCCAAACTCAAAAAAACAAATATCTGATCCCAACTTTAAAATATCTTGATAGATCATGTATGGTAGTATAAATAAACACAAGTCTGAATTATTTTTTAACAAAACCCGAATGGGTAATACCAAAAAACATGAAAACCAAAATAATCCGAATAACCTTTAAAGAACCTGATAAAGAACCTGATTTGACAATCCGAATTAGTATCCAAAATATAAAAATTTAAAAATTTAGTAATTAGCTCAAATAGTTAATTCTTTGTTCATTTTGGTATGATATTTAAAAATATATGAACCGAAACCAAAATTAATCAAATCTGAATGAATTTAAAATCAAAATAGATTTTTAATTGAGTCATAAAATTTAACTGAACCTGACCTGAACATAAAACCTGAATGAAGTCTAGGAAGGTGGATCTAAAAACACAAAAAAAATCTTCCCGAACCTAAGTGAATACGCAAACGAATATCTGAACGCATGTACCTCTAAAACAAAGAGTTGATCTGTTGATGAGATATATAATACTAGGTGTTTTCCTGCACCATGTACGGTAAGTAACTTTTTAAACTTAATTTATATTTAAAAATAAATTATATTAAATATTATAGATTTTACTATTTTCTTACTAATATTTAATATAGATTTGATATATATTAAATCAATATGTATAAAACTAATAAAATGATATAAAATTGTATAATTATCAAAACTTTAGCCTAAACAATATTTATAAAATTTGTAGATATATAAGAAACTAGTGATCTTACGATTAGATATTTAAATTTTAAAAAAATTGTAGAAATTTTTGAAAGGTTTAGTAATAAAAATTGTATAATTATACAAAAATAATAATATTTCGAAATTTAAAATGTTATATATGAATATATTTATTTTATAGATGATGTATGAGTTATTACCATATTTTAAAAAAGTTTACCAAAAAGAAATATCAATATTAAATGTTATATATGAATTATTACCATATTCTAATAAGTTTGCCAAAATATAAATCAACATTAAATAAAATTATCCATATAATATTTTTCCGGAAGCCATGTCATCAATTTCAGTAGTCATGTCATATTTGTTTTGTGAAATTGATTATAGAAGAGACAAGTGGCAAAATCACTTCGCAAATATAGTCTAGGGGATTACAGGTGCTGATTTTTTTGGTGTGATTTTCTAGTCAGAATATGTGTTAATTAATTCTGCAGTTTTACATATTAAAAACGCTGATATTAGATAAATTAACCTTGCTTGTAATTTGGTATTGTAAACTTTAAACATGAAACAGCAACTCGAAGCTTGTTGATTCGTCCCAATTGTGGAAGAAACTGAAGATAAACTGACTCATCAAAAAGTGACAACGCAAGCATATTAACAATCAGGGCACCATGTAAATTTGATAGTATATATCCTATATGCAAATATTTAACATTTAATTTGTGAAACCCGGATAGTTAATCTCTATCCCAGAAGAATCCATTAAAGACTTTACTCAATTGTGTTTTTTTATAAAATCATTCATAGTTTGGATTTTTTTATCTTAAATCATACTGCAAGTGCACAGTTAATCGCAAAGAGACTAAAATTACAAGAAGTCCTAAAGTATAGAGTAGCTTGACAAAAAAAATTTAAAGCTAAGGAAAAAGTAGATATACAATATAAACAATGTAATAAAAGCGTTAGGTATTAGGGAATTCACAAGAAATTATATCATATATATTGATAACTTATTGGAGAATCAAATAAGTACCATTTTAGAACACGAAAACACGAATGTATTTCACTTTGTGGTTCCAATCACTATGTTTAACAACCTAGAGAACTAACTTTTTTGGAGTCTTGGAAATTAAACATGCATTAATTTTCAGTTTAATTAGGTTTACAAAGAGTAATAACATCAACTTTCACCAGCTATAGACACTCTGCTCACAAGAATTATCTTCAAGCAACTAAATCAACTTTCACTAAATTCGGTTAACTTAAGATCATGAACTGGGTGGCCAATCAAGTTCAAAAAAATAAGAACAATCCAAATGAAGAATTTTAATGAAGATTCTCTAATCAAACAATCATAGACATTAATTTTTATCAATTCTTAACTTTAAAGCTACTCAGACATAACCAAAGAACACAAGATCAATGATAAATCTATATGATTAGATTAAAGAGATAAATCATGAGTTCAAAAATATTCTCCCATCTTCCCAAAGCTCTACAAACTAAAAGTATAATAAAGATAAACCTTAACCCTAAAGAATGGCTCCAAAATAGTAGATATAGGTCAAAACATGTCCTAGACGAATTCAAGGCAAAACCAAACCGAGAATATTGAAAAACTGAAGTTTTCTGGTATTGAACCGGCACACAGAACAGTCTTCAGTAAAACGCGCATAACATTTTATTTAGCCGATTGATCGACCCCAAATTGGTAGCACTGGATATCCAATTAAATTCTATATATTATGTTTAAATCTAATATTAATCCATCAGTGAGAAATCCTCCATTCGCTGCTAAAATTCTACCCAAATTAGCATCTTGAATTACCTTTTGACATCCCCTTAAATATTCGACAATAGCCTAAAATACTCTTTTTTAAAACAGCCTAAAAGACTCTAAAAGCACATATTTGACTCGATAAGATACTCCAAAGATAGATGTTAAATTGGTAAAAAAAAAAATTGATATATCAAATATCTTGCATGAACTCCTTTCAAATTAAATATATCAAATACTCAAATCGGTTTTGAAAAGAGTTCGTGCAAGACCTCTAAAGAAGCTGGTGGTCTTGGTGGCTACATGGACTGCAAGGACTCTGTTCTACGTTTCGAGGAAGACGTAGGCGATGCTGGAATCCGCTAACTAGTCATCGGACTGCAAGGCCTCTGTTTTTGTGGCGGTTCGTCATGGTGTGTAGCCCTTCCGGCTCGGCGTTCTCTCACCACCAAGAAGGTTGTGGTGTCGAACGTGGCTATCTCAGACTTGTTGAGATGGTGAGATTATTNNNNNNNNNNNNNNNNNNNNNNNNNNNNNNNNNNNNNNNNNNNNNNNNNNNNNNNNNNNNNNNNNNNNNNNNNNNNNNNNNNNNNNNNNNNNNNNNNNNNNNNNNNNNNNNNNNNNNNNNNNNNNNNNNNNNNNNNNNNNNNNNNNNNNNNNNNNGGTGAAGTCACGGTAACCTAGTACCACCATTACCAGTTAACCGGAATTGTAGTTTCGTCGATTTGCTTTTTTTTAGGATTAATTAATAAAATTTTGTTAATTAAAAAATTTATATATATAATATTTACGATATTTACAGAAGAACAATTATGTGTCAAATAAAAATTAAAATTTATTTGCTGGAAGTAAGCCCAAAAAAGGCGTTAGTACGTTACACATTTGATATGTGTTACCTCGGCAACGAACGACTATTCTATTACTCAAATTTGGGGTGGTCTGGATAACCAGACTGGAATATAACAATCAACATACCAAAGTTTTCTATGGAAAGACCTCGCAGTCCTAACTAAAGAATCCGAAAACTACTACTTACGGTTTTAAAATATATATAGCGCTTGTCATTTTACACTATTATGGCGTTACACATTTGATATATAACATGTGTGGCTCTGCATTACTACATTTTTAAGATAGATGTCAGAGATTTAAGTTATAAATAGCAATATATATGTTTGATTGTCTTAACATGCAGTAGAGATGATGAACTTTTCAAAACCGGCATCTTGAACGTGTAATAGTTTCATTTTTCTCAACAGCTATTCATTATATGTGGTTATGATTCGCAACGATGGACTCAAGTAGTGTAATAGAGTCTTTAGAATTTTCTTATTTGTAGACCTTTCTAATTATTTCAAATAAAAATATTTTCAACAAAAATGTTTTGGGTGGTGGTAGTCGGCTTTTAGGGTTTTTCTCCGTGGATTTAGTTTTCTCCTCTTAGTTTCATCGATTGTTTTCGTCGCAGTGTTGTGGCGGAGTGACGGAGTGACGACCATACTACTTCGGACTTGCGTTTCTGCAGGTTCTTTCGGTGGCGTTGAAGATTGGGGGGGAGATTTGGGTTCTTCTGCGGTGTCGTAGAAACCCTCCCTTTCTCTCTTCAGTCTTGAGAGTTTTAGAGAGTCTCATTATCTAAGAAGCGTGTTTTGGGCCATCGTATGCAAGCGGTGGCTCTCTCAATGGCGTGTGAGTCTCCGGTAAATTGATGTGGCTGGTTGCCTTCTATGGCTACTTGGTGGCATCTAGCCGGTTCTTCTCTCTTCTGATCTCCTCTACGTGGTACTCCTCTTGGTTTCTCCAGAAGTTAGTGGCCGCTTTCTGTTTTGGATCGCCTTTGGTTCTTCATGTTTTCTCTATCCTCGCTGACACCGAGGATTAGCTTATCGGGTCACATGCTCTGTCTCTGATTCTCAGAGCCAGCAATTGGCATAGCAGCTTCATTTTCTCTTTTGTCAATGTGAATTTCCCAATGCCAATTCAAATCACGTGAGTTCGGTTGGTAGTGTGCTTGCAGTTTCTGTGCATGTCGTAAGAGGTTCCGTGTAGGATGCAGCAGCACTTTCTAACCCGACCTTTGGTGTCTCAGGTGAGCTTTTACAGTTGGGCCCGATTGCTTTCCACAGGTATAGCGGTCCTAGAATTCTATCTCCTTTGGTCGTCTTTGTGCTATAACGACAATGAAGAATACAGAATTGGCAAGATCATCGGTAATTAGCTATTTCAGGCGATGTCTCGGGGACTCTGGTATCCGAGGCAACAAAGTAAAACCCACATTCCCGGGGTCAACGTCAATAGAAGAGAACGGTCATCGGTAGTCTAGTGATTTAAAAACGGCCTAGCACAACACGCCGGATAGGTGGTGATGCGAAACTAGATTTGTACCATTTGATCTAGATCATTTTGTTCGAGTCCGGTTTGTATTTAACATTGATGCCTGATTCGGAATTTTAATTATATATATAATTTTTTTTAAAAACAAAGAAAAAGAAACCAATTGAAGTGCAGAAATAGAGACCCAAAAGGAAAATTCTAAATGAATCAAACTCATAAAGAAGAAAGAGGGTAGGGGTCCACTATAGATGTGCTCACATACATGCTCCACAAACTTCTGTTTCTTTTACTTTTTTATTTTCTTTTATTTTCTTTGAATGAAAATTTTTATGACCATCACACATATTTTCTCACATTTATTAGATTGTATTTCTCCTCTTTTCCGCCTATAAATAGCAATCCTATCTCATTCCCTCAGGTACTCTCACATCATCACACAACTGGCTACTTCGAACAAAGACTTTCCAAGACGAGAGATATAAAGAAAGAGAGATCATGGAGCAGACCATCAAATTTCCTGTTGTAAACTTGTCCAAGCTCAATGGTGAAGAAAGAGACCAAACCATGGCTTTAATCAACGATGCTTGCGAAAATTGGGGTTTCTTTGAGGTACAAATATTAACATGTGCTCAGTATATATATATATATATATATATGATTAGTTATATATCAGCTTTTAAGTTTATATACTTAATGGTAATGTGGATCTTTTTGTTTGGATTTTTCAGATAGTGAACCATGGGTTACCATATGATTTGATGGACAACGTGGAGAAGATGACAAAGGAGCATTACAAGAAAACAATGGAACAGAAGTTTAACGACATGCTCAAGTCCAAAGGTTTGGAAAAGCTTGAGACAGAAGTTGAGGACGTCGACTGGGAAAGCACTTTCTACCTTCGTCACCTTCCTCAATCCAATCTCTACGACATTCCTGATATGTCTGATGAATATCGGTACAGTTTTTTATTTATTTATCAATATTACACAACTCTTTTTTTGTTCAACATTAATAAAACAACTTCAAATCACAATTTATATTCATTTAAAGGGAAACTTTACCTCTTTTACCTAGATTAAAAAGGAAGTTATGATATTTTATTCGCTAAAATAACTTTCCTTTGTTGGTTTATAAAAAACAGTTTTATTGAAACTTTTTCACTTGGAACTTCTAATTCTTTTTATTGTAATGTAAAGGTTGAGAAAATAATTAAAAAGAAAACTTAAGACAATTATTTGAAACCAGCATACTGAAATATTGCTTTTTCTTGGAGTAATAGTGAATAATATCCCATCGAAATACTAAAAATGTTTCAAAATTTTGCAGGACGGCCATGAAAGATTTTGGAAAGAGATTGGAGAATCTTGCAGAGAATTTGTTGGATCAACTGTGTGAGAATCTAGGGTTAGAGAAAGGATATCTGAAGAAAATGTTTCATGGAACAAAAGGTCCATCCTTTGGGACTAAGGTGAGCAATTATCCACCTTGTCCTAAACCAGAAATGATCAAAGGTCTCCGGGTCCACACTGATGCAGGAGGCATCATCTTGTTGTTTCAAGACGACAAAGTCAGTGGCCTCCAGCTTCTCAAAGATGGTGATTGGATCGATGTTCCTCCACTCAACCACTCTATTGTCATTAATCTTGGTGACCAACTTGAGGTATCATATGTTCACACTATATTTTCAAAATATCTTTTGCTAGACAAAACTTTTTTTCATGTTGAAGTCTGATTTTGGTTTAGTCCTGGTTGGATGATATTGGGCAGAATGGTTTGTATATGATATAACCGAATTAAGCAAGAATGACATTTGAAATCTTTAATGGGTTCGTAACATATTTAGGTGATAACCAACGGAAAGTACAAGAGTGTGATGCACCGTGTGGTGACTCAAAAAGAAGGGAACAGAATGTCCATTGCATCGTTCTACAACCCCGGAAGCGATGCGGAGATCTCTCCAGCTTCATCACTTGCCAGCAAAGAAACCGAGTACCCAAGCTTTGTGTTTGATGACTACATGAAGCTTTATGCTGGGGTCAAGTTTCAGCCTAAAGAGCCACGCTTTGAGGCGATGAGGAATGCTACTGCAGTTACAGAACTGAACCCAGCCGCATCCGTAGAGACTTTCTAAAAACGGAGTTGAGAGTTTAAGCAAAGAAAGAAAGAAGATGATTTTGTTTTGTGTGTTTACGTGAATAAGTTAAGACTGAGATTAGTGTTAATATAATTAATAATCTGGTTGATTAATTGTTGGTCAATGG
Proteins encoded in this window:
- the LOC106339340 gene encoding 1-aminocyclopropane-1-carboxylate oxidase-like — its product is MEQTIKFPVVNLSKLNGEERDQTMALINDACENWGFFEIVNHGLPYDLMDNVEKMTKEHYKKTMEQKFNDMLKSKGLEKLETEVEDVDWESTFYLRHLPQSNLYDIPDMSDEYRTAMKDFGKRLENLAENLLDQLCENLGLEKGYLKKMFHGTKGPSFGTKVSNYPPCPKPEMIKGLRVHTDAGGIILLFQDDKVSGLQLLKDGDWIDVPPLNHSIVINLGDQLEVITNGKYKSVMHRVVTQKEGNRMSIASFYNPGSDAEISPASSLASKETEYPSFVFDDYMKLYAGVKFQPKEPRFEAMRNATAVTELNPAASVETF